DNA sequence from the Lycium barbarum isolate Lr01 chromosome 5, ASM1917538v2, whole genome shotgun sequence genome:
gtgaaaagttgaaaataaagagttgtcaaaaaatAAAAGATGCATTTTTTCAACGGGCTAAAAAGGGAAGACAAACAAATTGATACAAGTCGATTTGGTTCAGTtttctcagttttttttttttttttttctgtttaaaACCAAAATGGAACCAGATGTCGTCAATTTCTAAAATTAAAAAGCAAACCAAAAAAAATGTCGTTTTTTTCCGAAGGTTTGGCTTGGATTTTCATTGAACACCCCTAACTACAGATGTTTAATCAGAATGAGACCTACTTGAGgtgtttaaatagaaaattgtGGCAACGTAGGTGTCTCCGTCTGTATTAAGCCTATATAGAATGATGACCGGTACATTCAATGAAACAATCAGTACGGCAAACAAGCTACTTTCATAATACTGAAAGATCCTTTGTCTATTAGCATACTCGTAACTTACGATATGGTGGTTCGAGTCATCCTGTGATTAGAGAACAACAAAGTCAATCccttgggtggggggggggggggggggggcggaagGAGTGGAACAAGCAAAAAAGACACAATTATGTTTAAGCTAGAAgctttcatcaaatcgacaacaTTCGCAAAGACAATTCACATACATATTACAAATGAGTCTGTCAAGATTCATGAAGAGCTAATTTTTCATCAGTTTTTGCTCGTTTCGATGGAGGTGAACACGAGTCTCTACCATCGGAATCATGATCTTCACAAGCTTTATTGTCCGGTGAGTTCCCTACTGAACTTGAACGATCGTTCAAACTAACAGGATCCTTCCCGAGTGCTTCTGATTTGTTATCAGGAGGCGAATGCTTCGTCTCGGTTGATGGTGAAGGAAGTCCATCTGTTTTTGATGATGATACTTTTAAATCTTTCCCAATGTCCTTTGTCTTCTCAAACATCATTTCGAGGTATTTACCCTGTTCTTCGATCCGCAACTGCAACTTTCTTTGGATCTGAGGAAAGGGATATGTTCAAATTATAAATATacttgatattttttttcatAACCACAGTTGATAGAAAATACAAGTCATGGGACAATCATCATTGGAGGTGATCAAAGACTCTAGAAAACAGGAAAAAGGAAATGGAGATTGAACAGTAAAAATAATGCATTTCCAGACACGTTAAATATCATCAGATGGACAAGAAAGGATATTTTCCTGGCTCCTCAGGTGATCTATTCTTCTGATAAACAACTAGGACCAGAAGCAGGGCTAGAATTTTTTGTTTATGCGTTTTGGATCACAATCTTTTTTACTTATTGGGTTCTGTGTAGACTGTTTATACAAATAAGTGAAATTTTTAACTACAAGTACACGGTTTGAGCCAGACTGATGGTTTTTGCCGAACTATATAGTAACAACAATGGTAGCTCACCCATTAGGACCTGCTTTTTAAACGGAATAACTAAGACCTGTTTACAATCGATTAACTTGCATAGTCAAGAGTTTAGTAGGGCAGCATGGAAACAGTTCGGACATGGGGTCGCATGGAATTTTATTCAGGAAAAGCTATGGTTTGACACCCTCGGCCCTCTAAAACCTCCCTATAATTGAAGGGAAACATGAATCTGCCTCAGCCTTTAGTGGACATAGTTACCCGGTATCTATGCTGGTGGGAGGTAACAAGTATCTGGTGGAAGGGAAACATTAATCTGCCTCATATCCTTAAAAATGTACTATTTTTGGAAGATCAGATGTGCGCCTGAGTCGAGCAACACAGGCTCCAAATTGAGAGAGAAGCAATTTTCTTTCATTTGTTCTAGGCGCTGTGATTATAAATCCCTAAAATTTGATGTTTGATGAAATTACAGATGTCAACTTAGGGTCTAATTCAAGTAGTATCACTCAGCAAAGCTTCTAACTACCCGCCACATAAGTAATGCAGATATTTTGTCAGCTACTTATGCCATGGATAATGACCAACTAACAGCAGGATCGCACCGGATGTGTAGAATACATCAAGCTGTTGCTGAAATAGTGATAAAACTTGGATGTAATTTTTGAGGTTTAAGTTCTCAATTATCCAGAGGCTTTGACTTCTGATTTGACAATGAAAACAGGTGCAAGAATAGACACACGAGTAATGCAGGAGACTTTGATAATTTACGCACCTCAAGTTGTTCATGAAGCTGCTTTTGGACTTCCATCTGCAATCTTAGTGCTTCTGTTATTCCCATGGTCCTATTAAAGGAAACCAGATAAGTTTTAACAGTCGGTCACAACAGAAAAGAACTTCAACTGCTTTATCCAAGAAACGAAAAATGCAACCAGAATTAAATTGACTTTTTATACTGCTGTCGCAAGAACTTCATATGAACTTTGAAATACTTTCTGGTCTTTCTGTACGATTCTTCTACACCATATGGACAAACTTTGCATATAAATGTCAAAGTTTGTAAAAGATGATCTTCACTTCTACTTTTGGACTGAATTTTTCATAAAATTTTATGGAAATTAAACTTTATCCTTAATTTTTGGCTAgtcaaattaaaattttaaaaaggtGGAGGGAGTGAAATCTGCAGTGGTAAAATAACACATTGTTACATGGATTTGCAGTAAAAAATGACAATCAAAGAAACTTTTGCTCATATGACATCATGTTTACGTCATGCCCATAACGAACAGATATCCAAGATGTGGTGGCTGCATAATATACAGATATGCATagtgtgatggcaaagacttatGGTTTTAggtccctaaaaaaaaaaaaagacttacgTTTTTAGGTCCAAAGATGGCATCTCTGTCACACTAGTGGGATTCTTTTCCGGTGTTCCTGCAATGAACAGATTACAATCTCCATCAATCTCaattttttcttctttcaaaaACTGTGAGAATGTCCACTAGACCATCAGCAAATTCAACTTAGCTTCCCTAAGTTTATTCACAGTTGGGCATCAATTTGAGACATGCACAAGAAACTAGAGAGGCAGGAAACGCCAGTATGAGCGATATAACATGCATGTTTTTCGTTTTAGCAAGATGTAAGCTGAAACATTGACAGATGCAAAAGTTTATCAACTAATCAGAGAGAAATTTCCACCTTCCGCGGGTTCTGGTTTGTATCTGGCAGTTCTATATTTCTGAAATTCAAAATAAAATGTATAAGGTAAATAAATTTTCACTCCTCAATGCAGTTGGAGAAAGGTTAATGAGGAGGATATATTATACCTGCAAGTGGCTTTTGACATGATAGATGGTTAGGCCTTCAACGTTCATGAGCTTCAAGACTCCCTTTGGTGTAGCTTCTATAAAGTCAAATTCATGAATCAGATATAATAATGTTATCATTAACTCTTAATCCTCATAATCGCTAAAAAAGAGAAACAGAACACAGAACCAAAGAGGCCACACACTTTCGCTACCACCAAGCTTACTGATAGCTTCTACAAAGACTTCGTGAAGCTCAGGTGTCCAACGCATGCGAGGCTTTGTTAGTGCTGTGGAAGAAGACGGGCTACCAACTGGACAACTTTGCCCTGACGATGCAGCCAGAGGTGGAGCAGGAGGAAGAGTATGGGGCTGACAAGCAAGAACTTCAGATGCTCCCAGAAACTGATACGAGAAATGAGAAATCAATGTCAAATAAAATAGAAAGGAAACAAGGAACTCGTATCATACAATCAGGAGTTGTTCCTTTGCAAAGAAGTGTTGAAATAAAGGACTAAACGAGTCAATAGCTTTTAGATACCAAtaaaaaaatagcttttaaaCATAGTCCACTAAGATGGTGACCAAAGGGAACATCAGTGATATATGAACAAGGAAGTAACAAATCTGTTTGTGTAACAACAATTCTGAATTTTGCTTCATGTACATAAAGCAGAAAAAAGAGGAGGCAGAAAGACATTCCCAGTAAAAGAATATGCATCTAAAAGATTAAGTTTGGAAACCAAACACTTTTTTTCCGCCTATGGTAACTTACTAAAAGTGGATGTCAACAAGAAGCTCCTACACAGTTTAACATAGCAAAGGAAAAAAGTAATAAAATGGAACAAAAGAGCAGGGAAAGGGAATAAGAATGGGATATGACCAAAAAATGTTAAAGGTGGAGCAAGAAGTAACTGAATCTACAATGAGCCCTCTCAGTAAAAATAGAAGCAAACTTAGCAGTTATTGAGAATTAAGCCTTTGGCCAAGCTTCTGGGAAGCCTaaagtgctttttttttttttttggagagaaGTGTTTATTTTTAGAgagttgaggtgtttggccaagcttttaggaaAAAATATGTGCTTTGAGTAGTAGCAGAAGTTGAATTTTTTTCCCGAAAAGCACTTCTGGAACCTTGGTCAAAGCGCAAATTACTGTTCTAGAACTATTGGCAAAAGTGAGCTTCAAAATTCTCCAAAATTACTTTTCTAAAAAACATTTCTGACGAATAGCACTTTCAAAATAAAGAAATTTTGGGAGTTTGTCCAAACAGCCTATAAGTCTATCATCAGAAAACATCTAGCATAAATATTATCAATAAGAGACACAGTAGTTATTGTTATGCTTGGGATCATAAATTTGAAAACTATAACATCTGTTCAGCATAAAAGAACATCAAATGTGGAAACATTAGCACGAAAGGTTAAGGAATGAACCTTAGGTTCTGAATCTGGAGGATTAACATCAACAAGAATATCGCTCCAACTCGAACccaaaacatcatcatcattaattaGCTGATCAGCCCACTCCTGCCAATCAGATCTCTTAGCTGCAAGGCTTTCGACTTGGCCATTCTGAACAGGAACAGTCGTAGGAAAATCGATAGTGTCATGATATGCATCTTTTCCCCAGGAATTATTGTTGTTCCCCATGGGGTAATTATCCAATGATGTTGAATGTGTACACGAGAGTGAAGATCGGCAGGTTGCAGCAGAAGCTTCACTTGAAATAAATGGGTAATTATGTCGTCTACTTTCTTGAGAAGAGGTTGGAGAAAAGTGAAAATCTCTGTGGGGTCCAGAAGTGGAAGACAATTGATGCCCCACTGTTCCACTCTTAGTTTGCTCTTTTTCTGTGAGCACATGAAGAGAATCTGGAACTTTCAGATGCTTCTCTTCCAATGACGGCAAAATGGATAAAGATGTCGACATAGCTCCAGAGACACCCATGTTACTGTGTTGTGCTTCACTAGATCTTTGAATACATAATGCACGGCGGATGTTCATTTTGTTCCATAAATTGAATCAATAAATTTACGATTAGCACAACAGTATGGACTCGCTACGTTGTGCTGCTCAGTTAAAAGACGAATTTTAAGATGATGGTTCTCAACCTTGTACGCCGTACATCTGTGGCCAGAAAGACAAACCTTACATCAATGAAATTTGAGTATGACTGAAACTGATTTAGAAAATTATAAATCTCATATATCTATTAACTAGAGAATTTGACATGACTATTCACAATCAAAGCATCTGACTTCCACTGAAGacccaaaaataataataataattgatggCCGACTCCTTATCCAATCATGATATGACCATTCACaataagaaacaaaaaaaattgaaggaTGACAATGGGGGGGAATTCGAGGCGTTTCACGGAGTAAAAAGCACTTGAGAGATGAAAATACTACAGCACTGTGAACTCTTGATGCGAAATATGATCATAAAGCTGGAAGTAGATAGTTACTAATAAAGAAAGATATACTTAGAGCAATTGTGAGAAAAAATTCTATTATCCACAAACCAGCAAAAAGAACAGGGCTGCAACCGACCCTAAAACCTTAAGGAATATTAAGCTATAGTTAAGTCACAAAAATTACAAGGAAATGAAGAGAACTTAGAGATTGTTGATGAAAGGTGACAAATTCACACACAATATTTGGGCTTTGTTCATATGTACATTAGACTAAAACAATCAAAACAAAACACAACAGAAAAAAAAGGAAGCAAAATTCAACCATTCTCTGATTGCTGTTCACTGAATAATGGCAACTTTACAGCCCTACTTCACCAATTTAATTAAGTACCTGTTCTTTCAGTCCTAATGCAGCTATCATATAAGCCTTATTCTGGTGGAATATTGTGTTTAGTGTTATGTCAATTGCGAATACTGGAACCTACATTtgtccaacatcaataatctttGAGCTATGTTTTTAACCACAGAACAATATCATAAAGAATAATAACCTTCTTGTAGCTGCCAAACTTATATTGTAACCGCTGCCAAAGATAGGCTAAATGCATCGGAAAATCTAAAGCCTCAAGATCCCAAGTTAAAGATTAATACTTCTCTCTTTAAGAAATGATATTTTATAATTGATATGACCGCACTAAGACAGTGCGTCAAAAATTACAGTGAGCGCAAAGCCCCGATCATATCTAACATAAAAATCTACGTCATTTACAGAGGCCATGTTACACCAAAAAGCTAGAAAAATACATTATACATTTGTGTTTAAGGCTATGTATGTTTCTTTTTTGGCTTCAACAATTCTGTAGTTTCTCTGATGaatacttatgggtgtgttgcactgCAAATATTCTAAATTCACCAATATATCATAGTACCTCATATCTTATGATAATAACATCGTTCAATGCTATCAGATTAAACTATTATAAGCTAACCTAGTATGGTCAATTCCACTACAAGATTTCAATTTCTAGCAGAACACAAAAGATACTGATATAGGATACGGCCATATATGTCAATACACTCCACAAATTCCATTTCTACCGGAATTCACAACAGAGAAGTAAACAATGTCACAACCCTTTAAGATTCTCTTGATATCATGATTCTCCTTACTCTCAAGTTAATTGAATTTGGGAACCGCGACCCTTAGAATTATTTTTTTATAACCGTGGTGTCTGGGCCAGCTtacgcgcacctcgactaattccacggggcACCTACTACCTCCCGCCAGCACAGATACCGGGTAAATACATCAACCAAGGCTTGGACATATGAGAAGAAATCACCTATTGTTTCTTGCCTCAACTGGGAATTGACCGAGTGCCTTAGAATTTTTAGCTCCAAATCTTTTTTTCTTGAACTCCGTTTGCTCATAATGTGAGAATAGAGCAAACAAACATATGACCCGAAACTCTTTTCCACTGTAAAATCCATTTTAGAAAGGAATAATATTCTAATAGAAGGTTAGTCATCAAAGTCATAGAAACAAGGAAAACGGCAGCTATATTGATAAGACAGGCTCTAAAAGACAAAGATTTCTAGACATATATAAGGAAATCATGTTAAGTAAGGTAAGTAGTGCGACAACAAGAACTACTACTAAGTAGTCCACTCTATTTGGTCCCTTTTTCTTCCGTTACTTCTCTGCATTTTTTATTGGCATACAACTCATAAGCAAGTAAGGTAACTAGTAACCTAGCCCCAAAtgaccaaaaaaaaagaaaaaacctaCAATTATAACTAAACCAACGCCAATGACAGCTTCCAATCAATTGATTCATAGCACCAACCTCCATCAACACAGCCGGAGATACGCCTTTTTCGCTTTAAACAATATTACCCACTCATCATTTTTATAGCCTAAAGATTGAAAACCAAAGAAAAGAAATGAGCAAAGAGGAACCAAAGAATCAACTTGAGCGAGCTCCCCAAGGACAAACTAAATCCAAAATTCAAAAAGTTGCTACCTTTTCTGAAAATTATCAACAACCTAGTTCAATTAAAGCAAATTCAAACCATAAAAGCACAATAGAAatcaaaaaagagaagaaaaaaaaaaggactccATAAACAAATAACACCATTTTATACAGGATTGATCACATACACACAAAAGGAAACAGAACTCAAGATTCAACTGAAACTAAGGCTTAAAAAAAAGGGTCTCCATAAGCAAAATAACACCATTTTAACAAGATTGATCACATACATACATTGACAAAGTACTCAAGATTCAACTGAAAATAAGGCTGAAATTCCACATGGGGTTCATGTAAAAGATAAGAATATGAACCTAAAAATCTAAACTTCAAAAGCCTACAACAAAAAGTTGCAAACTTTTCTGAAAATTATCAAAAACCCAATTCAAATATAGCAAATTCAAATCATACAAACACAACATCAGTACAAAAAGGAAACAAAATTGAACTCCATAAGTATATAACACAATTAATCACATACATTCAACTGAAACTAAAGCTGAAATATCCACATGGTGTTCATGTAAAAGGTAAGAAACTGAACCTTAAAATCCAAACTTCAAAAGCCTACAACAAAAAGTTGCAAACTTTTCTGAAAATTATCAAAAACCCAGTTCAATTAAAGCAAACTCAAATCATACAAACACaacataaataaaagaagaaaacaaaattgAACTCCATAAGCATATAACACCATTTTAACAAGATTGAATACATGCATACATAGACAAAGTAAACTCAAGATTCAACTGAAACTAAGGGTgcgtttggtatggaggaaaaaatattttccaatgttttccaattttcccatgtttggttggtcaaaatgttttgaaaaaacattttccttcataccaaacacaccctaaggcTGAACTTCCACATGGGGTTCAGATAAAATATGAACCTTAAAAATCCAAACTTTCAAAAGCCTACAAGTTCGATTAAAGCAAATTCAAATCATACAAACAACAACATaagtacaaaaaaagaaaagaaaattgaacTCCATAAGCATATAACACCATTTCAACAAGATTGATCACATGCATATATAGACAAAGTAAACTCAAGATTCAACTGaaactaagggtgtgtttggttggtcaaaatgttttggaaaacatttttcttcataccaaacacaccgtAAGGCTGAAATTCCACATGGGGTTCAGATAAAATATGAACCTTAAATATCCAAACTTTCAAAAGCCTACAAGTTCAGTTAAAGCATATTCAAATCATACAAACACAACATTAGTACAAAAAGAGAAAACAAAATTGAACTCCATAAGCATATAACACCATTTTAACAAGATTGATCACATGCATACATAGACAAAGTAAACTCAAGATTCAACTGaaactaagggtgtgtttggttggtcaaaatgttttggaaaacatttttcttcataccaaacacaccctaaggcTGAATTTCCAACATGGGGTTCAGATAAAAGGTAAGAATATGAACCTTAAATATCCAAACTTCAAAAGCCTACAAGTTCATTTAAAGCAAATTCAATCATAC
Encoded proteins:
- the LOC132640039 gene encoding protein PHOSPHATE STARVATION RESPONSE 1-like isoform X2 is translated as MNIRRALCIQRSSEAQHSNMGVSGAMSTSLSILPSLEEKHLKVPDSLHVLTEKEQTKSGTVGHQLSSTSGPHRDFHFSPTSSQESRRHNYPFISSEASAATCRSSLSCTHSTSLDNYPMGNNNNSWGKDAYHDTIDFPTTVPVQNGQVESLAAKRSDWQEWADQLINDDDVLGSSWSDILVDVNPPDSEPKFLGASEVLACQPHTLPPAPPLAASSGQSCPVGSPSSSTALTKPRMRWTPELHEVFVEAIKATPKGVLKLMNVEGLTIYHVKSHLQKYRTARYKPEPAEGTPEKNPTSVTEMPSLDLKTTMGITEALRLQMEVQKQLHEQLEIQRKLQLRIEEQGKYLEMMFEKTKDIGKDLKVSSSKTDGLPSPSTETKHSPPDNKSEALGKDPVSLNDRSSSVGNSPDNKACEDHDSDGRDSCSPPSKRAKTDEKLALHES
- the LOC132640039 gene encoding protein PHOSPHATE STARVATION RESPONSE 1-like isoform X1, which translates into the protein MNIRRALCIQRSSEAQHSNMGVSGAMSTSLSILPSLEEKHLKVPDSLHVLTEKEQTKSGTVGHQLSSTSGPHRDFHFSPTSSQESRRHNYPFISSEASAATCRSSLSCTHSTSLDNYPMGNNNNSWGKDAYHDTIDFPTTVPVQNGQVESLAAKRSDWQEWADQLINDDDVLGSSWSDILVDVNPPDSEPKFLGASEVLACQPHTLPPAPPLAASSGQSCPVGSPSSSTALTKPRMRWTPELHEVFVEAISKLGGSEKATPKGVLKLMNVEGLTIYHVKSHLQKYRTARYKPEPAEGTPEKNPTSVTEMPSLDLKTTMGITEALRLQMEVQKQLHEQLEIQRKLQLRIEEQGKYLEMMFEKTKDIGKDLKVSSSKTDGLPSPSTETKHSPPDNKSEALGKDPVSLNDRSSSVGNSPDNKACEDHDSDGRDSCSPPSKRAKTDEKLALHES